From Glycine max cultivar Williams 82 chromosome 11, Glycine_max_v4.0, whole genome shotgun sequence, the proteins below share one genomic window:
- the LOC100806471 gene encoding ruBisCO large subunit-binding protein subunit alpha, which translates to MASTNALSSASILRSPNRQSLTRRANHNGRVNYRQPNSRFSVKASAKEIAFDQHSRSAMQAGIDKLADAVGLTLGPRGRNVVLDEFGSPKVVNDGVTIARAIELPDPMENAGAALIREVASKTNDSAGDGTTTASVLAREIIKLGLLSVTSGANPVSLKRGIDKTVQGLVEELEKKARPVKGGDDIKAVASISAGNDELIGQMIAEAIDKVGPDGVLSIESSSSFETTVEVEEGMEIDRGYISPQFVTNPEKLIVEFENARVLITDQKISAIKDIIPLLEKTTQLRAPLLIIAEDVTGEALATLVVNKLRGILNVAAIKAPGFGERRKALLQDIAILTGAEFQASDLGLLVENTSVEQLGLARKITISKDSTTIIADAATKDELQARVAQLKKELSQTDSVYDTEKLAERIAKLSGGVAVIKVGAATETELEDRKLRIEDAKNATFAAIEEGIVPGGGTALVHLSTHVPALKDKLDDADERLGADIVQKALIAPAALIAQNAGIEGEVVVEKIKSGEWEVGYNAMVDRYENLVEAGVIDPAKVTRCALQNAASVAGMVLTTQAIVVEKPKPKAPVAGAPQGLTV; encoded by the exons ATGGCCTCAACCAACGCCCTCTCTTCAGCTTCCATTCTACGCTCTCCCAACCGCCAG tctCTGACCAGAAGAGCGAACCACAACGGAAGAGTAAATTACCGTCAACCGAATAGCCGTTTCTCCGTCAAAGCCTCCGCCAAAGAGATTGCCTTTGACCAGCATTCCCGCTCTGCTATGCAGGCCGGCATTGACAAGCTCGCCGACGCCGTCGGGCTCACTCTTGGGCCCAGGG ggaggAATGTTGTGTTGGATGAGTTTGGAAGTCCTAAAGTGGTTAACGATGGTGTCACCATTGCTCGCGCCATCGAGCTTCCAGATCCTATGGAAAATGCCGGTGCAGCTcttattagagag GTTGCTAGTAAGACTAACGACTCTGCCGGTGATGGGACGACCACGGCTTCGGTTCTTGCTCGCGAGATAATTAAGCTGGGGCTTCTTAGTGTGACTTCTGGGGCTAATCCTGTGTCTCTTAAGAGAGGGATTGATAAAACTGTGCAGGGTTTGGTGGAGGAGTTGGAGAAGAAGGCCAGGCCTGTGAAAGGTGGAGATGATATCAAAG CTGTTGCTTCCATTTCTGCTGGGAATGATGAGTTGATTGGGCAAATGATTGCGGAAGCAATTGATAAGGTTGGACCTGATGGTGTTTTGTCCATTGAGTCTTCGTCTTCATTTGAGACCACAGTTGAAGTGGAAGAAGGAATGGAG ATTGACAGAGGGTATATCTCGCCTCAATTTGTGACAAACCCTGAGAAGTTGATTGTTGAATTTGAGAATGCGAGAGTGTTGATCACGGATCAGAAGATTTCAGCAATAAAAGATATTATACCACTGTTGGAGAAAACCACTCAGTTGAGAGCTCCTTTGCTTATCATTGCTGAGGATGTCACTGGTGAGGCTTTGGCCACCCTTGTTGTGAATAAGCTACGTGGTATCCTTAACGTTGCTGCCATCAAAGCTCCTGGCTTTGGTGAGCGGCGAAAGGCCCTGCTTCAAGACATTGCTATATTGACTG GTGCTGAGTTCCAAGCTAGTGATCTGGGTCTGCTTGTTGAAAACACCTCAGTGGAGCAGCTTGGCTTGGCTCGGAAAATTACCatctccaaggattctaccacTATCATTGCTGATGCTGCAACAAAGGATGAGCTGCAAGCCAGGGTTGCTCAGTTAAAGAAGGAGCTGTCACAGACAGACTCAGTATATGATACTGAGAAACTGGCTGAGAGGATAGCTAAACTGTCTGGTGGAGTTGCAGTCATCAAGGTTGGTGCTGCCACAGAGACCGAGCTTGAGGATCGTAAGCTCCGAATTGAGGATGCCAAGAATGCAACTTTTGCTGCCATTGAGGAAGGTATTGTACCTGGTGGAGGTACTGCACTGGTTCATCTCTCCACTCATGTCCCAGCACTCAAGGACAAGCTTGATGATGCAGATGAGAGGCTAggagccgacattgtgcaaaaG GCACTGATAGCTCCTGCAGCATTGATTGCTCAAAATGCTGGAATAGAAGGTGAAGTTGTTGTGGAGAAAATAAAGAGTGGTGAATGGGAGGTCGGTTACAATGCTATGGTAGACAGGTATGAGAATTTAGTGGAGGCTGGAGTTATCGACCCTGCCAAGGTAACAAGGTGTGCATTGCAGAATGCTGCTTCAGTTGCTGGAATGGTGTTGACCACACAGGCCATTGTGGTGGAAAAACCTAAG